In Lentisphaerota bacterium, one DNA window encodes the following:
- a CDS encoding rod shape-determining protein MreC: MVNRVAVSFSRLDLADRVSELQREVGRLRLVEGELERVAQENSRLRVMLALPSQPGFRTVACPILERGGAVGWWGTLVISRGTDHGIAVGAPVVVAAGLVGRVMAVSAHTADVLLITDSNFKVACELETGRPELGGVRGVLSGAGGRSSETQMLEMVYVVDPLRLRYLNRVFEPAPRTRVVTSGLGGVFPRGLTVGYLLETRMTADGLYREASVMPAADVGLLDEVMVLVSEKGGA, encoded by the coding sequence GTGGTTAACCGTGTGGCCGTCTCGTTCTCCCGGCTCGACCTCGCTGATCGCGTCTCGGAATTGCAGCGCGAGGTGGGCCGATTGCGTCTGGTTGAGGGTGAATTGGAGCGGGTCGCACAGGAAAACAGCCGTTTGCGGGTAATGCTGGCGCTGCCGTCTCAGCCGGGATTTCGGACCGTGGCCTGTCCCATACTGGAACGCGGGGGGGCGGTCGGATGGTGGGGCACATTGGTGATCAGCAGAGGGACCGATCACGGGATTGCCGTGGGTGCCCCGGTGGTGGTTGCGGCCGGGCTGGTGGGGCGTGTGATGGCCGTGTCGGCTCATACCGCCGACGTGTTGCTGATCACCGACTCCAACTTCAAGGTGGCCTGCGAGCTGGAGACCGGGCGGCCGGAGCTGGGGGGCGTGCGCGGTGTGTTAAGCGGGGCGGGCGGCCGTTCGTCCGAGACGCAGATGCTGGAGATGGTCTATGTGGTCGATCCCCTCAGACTTCGCTATCTGAACCGTGTTTTCGAGCCGGCGCCGCGAACGCGTGTGGTGACATCAGGACTCGGCGGCGTTTTTCCGAGGGGTCTGACGGTCGGCTATCTTCTGGAGACGCGCATGACGGCTGACGGCCTCTACCGCGAGGCGTCGGTGATGCCTGCGGCCGACGTCGGGCTGCTCGACGAAGTGATGGTCCTCGTCAGTGAGAAGGGGGGGGCATGA
- the mrdA gene encoding penicillin-binding protein 2, whose translation MIEFRGTTQTFDGWRIPVLGIGFAIGIAILVWRLHDVQVTRTSAFAGRQNRQSIRRVLLPSPRGRIYDRRGVCLADNRPNPCLAVFMEELRRPGGWSNTIDAVEAQLDAVAAIIGRPRTLTRSEIATHVRKRLPLPLPVWQNVDDETLARFEERVTATPGVDVYVQPERVYPQGSLAAHVLGYAGREKPEPMNDERYHFMLLGMFGRAGIEAQYNAVLEGVPGCRLIRVDVSGYRRLDLAGTDPKPGRDVSLTIDTIVQRELERSLAGQIGAGVVLDVRNGDVLALASAPTFDPNEMTPAPTRARWESIRRDPGDILFNRAVQGRYPPGSTFKVIVGLAAMGEGGFTMADTYTCKGEYEMKPKPIRCSHNAHHGTVDLRLALQVSCNGYFCQTAAQIGPEPIRQMARELGLGAVSGIDLPGEYAGLVPDAARKRALYHDVWRLGDTCLMSIGQGDLLVSPLQMAVATAAIANGGRVLRPRIMQSETQGGSVVRTIRWRPEQLAVIRRGMEDAVSLGTARHVLGSAVTAAGKTGTAEYGTGSRLKKYAWMIAYAPAENPAVAMALVIEDAADSGGMAAGPIVRRVFSAIFGAADQTPPEETGAPSAPTANHHAAIGGRA comes from the coding sequence GTGATAGAGTTCCGTGGCACAACGCAAACGTTTGACGGCTGGCGCATTCCCGTGTTGGGGATCGGATTTGCCATCGGTATCGCCATCTTGGTATGGCGTCTGCACGATGTACAGGTCACGCGGACGTCGGCTTTCGCCGGACGTCAGAACCGCCAGAGCATTCGGCGGGTGCTGCTCCCCAGTCCCCGCGGCCGGATTTATGACCGTCGCGGCGTATGCCTCGCCGACAACCGGCCGAATCCGTGTCTGGCCGTTTTCATGGAAGAGCTGCGCCGTCCCGGTGGCTGGTCGAACACCATCGATGCGGTCGAGGCGCAGCTCGACGCCGTGGCGGCGATCATCGGGCGGCCGCGCACCCTGACCCGCAGCGAGATCGCGACCCATGTGCGCAAGCGGCTGCCGCTGCCGTTGCCGGTCTGGCAGAATGTGGACGACGAGACGTTGGCCCGGTTTGAGGAACGGGTGACCGCCACGCCGGGGGTGGATGTGTATGTGCAGCCGGAACGGGTCTATCCGCAAGGTTCGTTGGCGGCGCATGTGCTCGGTTACGCCGGTCGGGAAAAGCCCGAGCCTATGAACGACGAACGGTATCATTTCATGCTGCTGGGGATGTTCGGGCGCGCGGGGATCGAGGCGCAGTACAACGCCGTGCTAGAGGGAGTGCCGGGGTGCCGGCTGATCCGGGTTGACGTGTCGGGCTATCGGCGTCTGGATCTCGCCGGGACCGATCCCAAGCCGGGGCGGGATGTGAGTCTGACGATCGACACCATTGTGCAGCGGGAACTGGAGCGGTCACTCGCTGGGCAGATCGGGGCGGGTGTGGTGCTGGACGTGCGCAACGGCGATGTGCTGGCGCTGGCGAGCGCGCCGACGTTCGATCCCAATGAGATGACCCCGGCACCGACCCGGGCGCGCTGGGAATCGATTCGGCGCGACCCGGGCGACATTCTATTCAACCGCGCGGTGCAGGGGCGCTACCCTCCGGGGAGCACCTTTAAGGTCATTGTCGGCCTGGCCGCCATGGGTGAAGGCGGCTTCACCATGGCCGACACCTATACGTGCAAGGGGGAATATGAGATGAAGCCGAAGCCGATCCGATGTTCGCATAACGCGCATCACGGGACGGTGGATTTGCGTCTGGCCCTGCAGGTCTCCTGCAACGGGTATTTCTGCCAAACCGCCGCGCAAATCGGTCCCGAGCCGATCCGGCAGATGGCGCGCGAGCTTGGGCTGGGTGCAGTCTCGGGAATTGATCTGCCGGGCGAGTATGCGGGGCTGGTTCCGGACGCGGCCCGGAAGCGGGCGCTTTATCACGATGTGTGGCGCTTGGGCGACACGTGCCTCATGAGCATCGGCCAGGGCGACCTGCTCGTGTCGCCGCTGCAAATGGCCGTGGCGACCGCGGCGATCGCCAACGGCGGCCGGGTGCTGCGCCCCCGAATCATGCAGTCCGAGACCCAGGGTGGCAGCGTGGTCCGAACCATCCGGTGGCGTCCGGAGCAACTTGCCGTCATTCGCCGGGGCATGGAGGATGCGGTGAGCCTCGGCACCGCGCGCCACGTGCTCGGCAGCGCCGTGACTGCGGCAGGCAAGACGGGAACGGCGGAGTACGGGACGGGTTCACGGCTCAAGAAATACGCCTGGATGATCGCCTATGCGCCAGCCGAGAACCCGGCTGTGGCGATGGCCCTTGTGATCGAGGACGCGGCCGATTCGGGCGGAATGGCGGCAGGCCCGATCGTGCGGCGGGTGTTCTCTGCCATCTTCGGTGCGGCCGATCAGACGCCGCCCGAAGAGACAGGAGCGCCCTCGGCACCCACCGCCAACCATCACGCTGCGATCGGAGGGCGCGCATGA
- a CDS encoding rod shape-determining protein RodA produces the protein MNPSKSFGWIARMNLTLLASIIGALLVGVAFVYSACSIRELDALRRLYLLHAQMGVIGLLLCLGLAYINYQDILRARWLFYAGTLLLLVLTLLIGDKTMGARRWVAGVQPSELAKLATILVLAEWLGRREASKGIGMYLGTLALTAAPMALIFLQPDLGTTLVFLPTVFAMLFVARVSPRAVGVTIGAAVLAIVLLLGLIVASESEDVPPQTREKIRKMLPLSAYQRDRLVVFLYPDRDPFGRGWNKRQSEIAVGSGGLWGKGYLKGDQNLLGYLPASVASNDFIFSVLAEETGFVGSMIVLLLAVGILLPTLAVAYVCQDGAGRLLCVGVAMVTFCHLFVNIGMTIGLLPVTGVPLPFISSGRTFLLTMMTAYGLVQSVAVHGRETAPRF, from the coding sequence ATGAACCCCTCCAAGTCGTTCGGTTGGATTGCGCGAATGAATCTGACGCTGCTGGCGTCGATCATCGGCGCGCTGCTGGTGGGTGTGGCGTTTGTGTATAGCGCCTGTTCGATCCGCGAACTCGATGCCTTGCGGCGCCTCTACCTGCTCCATGCGCAGATGGGTGTGATCGGGTTGCTGCTCTGCTTAGGGCTTGCCTACATCAACTATCAGGATATTCTCCGAGCGAGATGGCTTTTTTACGCCGGGACGCTCCTGCTGCTGGTGCTGACGCTGCTGATCGGAGACAAGACGATGGGGGCCAGGCGCTGGGTGGCCGGCGTCCAGCCTTCTGAGCTGGCCAAGCTCGCGACGATTCTGGTTTTGGCCGAATGGCTCGGACGCCGCGAAGCGTCCAAGGGCATCGGCATGTATCTGGGGACGCTGGCTCTGACGGCGGCCCCGATGGCGCTGATTTTTCTGCAGCCCGATCTGGGGACGACGCTGGTCTTTCTGCCGACGGTCTTTGCGATGCTGTTCGTGGCTCGAGTCTCGCCGCGCGCGGTCGGGGTCACGATCGGTGCTGCCGTGCTCGCGATTGTGCTGTTGCTGGGGCTGATCGTGGCCTCGGAAAGCGAGGATGTGCCGCCGCAGACACGCGAGAAAATCCGAAAGATGTTGCCGTTGAGCGCCTATCAGCGCGATCGGCTGGTTGTGTTTTTGTATCCGGATCGCGACCCGTTTGGCCGCGGTTGGAACAAAAGACAGTCTGAAATCGCCGTCGGGTCCGGCGGCCTGTGGGGAAAGGGCTATCTGAAAGGAGATCAGAACCTGTTGGGCTATCTGCCTGCTTCAGTGGCAAGCAACGACTTTATCTTCTCGGTGCTTGCGGAAGAGACAGGGTTTGTAGGATCCATGATTGTGCTGCTGCTAGCCGTCGGCATTCTCTTGCCGACGCTGGCTGTGGCTTATGTGTGTCAGGACGGCGCGGGGCGGTTGCTTTGCGTCGGAGTTGCGATGGTGACGTTCTGTCACCTCTTCGTGAATATCGGCATGACCATCGGGCTGTTGCCCGTGACGGGTGTGCCGCTGCCGTTCATCAGCTCCGGCAGAACCTTTTTATTAACAATGATGACCGCTTACGGACTGGTCCAGAGTGTGGCTGTCCACGGTCGCGAAACAGCGCCGCGTTTCTAG
- a CDS encoding Rne/Rng family ribonuclease yields the protein MGGLDIVFSWFRRKEPKREIIVNAEKLETRVAVVENGHIEEFQVEHPMEDRLVGSIFKGRIQNLENELQAAFVDVGLKKNAFLHYWDMIPDDDGLLDEDDDSTRSRKRRISSDEIAKRFPQGSEVIVQVTKGPIGTKGPRVSANLSIPGRYLVMMPGCKLRGVSRKIGDSKERQRLKRILDRLPIPAETGLIVRTAGAGASKRAFVRDLRGLLAVWADLEKNIKEKPGPCCVYQEPDLIERIVRDWLTEEIDRVVIDDPEDYERIRSMAARISRRAKGMITHYEGQLPIFEHYGVARQLDDAFRRKVGLKSGGHLVIDETEAMIAIDVNTGRHRGRGSQEETILDVNLEAVEEVARQLRLRNIGGLVVVDLIDMKPRKHQAAVFKAMKAALKRDRARTNVLPISELGLMEMTRQRQEESILSQTYSDCPYCKGHGVIKSPLSLSVDIQRQIAAVMRKNRKDGNPCDLQVLIAPLVLDRLRSTDEAMLVQLQASYPGKLTFRSEPYRHPESFQILETNTGKVVYSMGDVKSN from the coding sequence ATGGGAGGCTTGGATATCGTGTTCAGTTGGTTTCGGCGGAAGGAGCCGAAGCGTGAAATTATCGTCAATGCCGAAAAACTGGAGACCCGCGTGGCGGTGGTGGAGAACGGCCACATCGAGGAGTTCCAGGTCGAGCATCCGATGGAGGATCGGCTCGTCGGCAGCATCTTCAAGGGGCGCATCCAGAATCTGGAGAATGAGCTTCAGGCGGCGTTTGTGGATGTTGGCCTCAAGAAAAACGCGTTTCTCCACTATTGGGACATGATCCCGGATGACGACGGCCTGCTGGATGAGGACGACGATTCCACCCGCTCGCGCAAGCGGCGCATTTCGAGCGATGAGATCGCCAAGCGCTTCCCGCAGGGTTCCGAAGTGATCGTGCAGGTGACCAAGGGGCCGATTGGCACCAAGGGGCCGCGGGTCTCGGCCAACCTGAGCATCCCGGGGCGGTATCTGGTGATGATGCCCGGATGCAAGCTTCGCGGCGTGTCGCGCAAAATCGGCGACAGCAAGGAACGGCAGCGCCTGAAGCGGATATTGGACCGGTTGCCCATTCCTGCTGAGACCGGGCTGATCGTGCGGACCGCCGGCGCCGGCGCCAGCAAGCGCGCGTTCGTCCGGGACTTGCGCGGGTTGCTGGCGGTGTGGGCCGACCTGGAGAAGAACATCAAGGAGAAGCCCGGACCGTGCTGCGTCTATCAGGAACCCGATCTGATCGAACGGATTGTGCGTGACTGGCTTACGGAGGAAATTGATCGGGTGGTGATTGACGATCCCGAGGACTACGAGCGCATCCGCTCGATGGCCGCTCGGATCTCGCGCCGCGCCAAGGGGATGATCACGCATTACGAGGGGCAGTTGCCCATCTTCGAACATTATGGCGTGGCCCGGCAACTGGATGATGCCTTCCGGCGCAAGGTTGGCCTCAAGTCGGGCGGTCATCTGGTGATCGACGAGACGGAAGCGATGATCGCGATTGACGTGAACACCGGCCGTCACCGGGGCAGAGGGTCACAGGAGGAAACGATCCTGGATGTCAATCTGGAGGCGGTGGAGGAGGTCGCCCGTCAGCTCCGGCTGCGTAACATCGGCGGTCTGGTGGTGGTCGACCTGATCGACATGAAGCCGCGGAAGCATCAGGCCGCTGTGTTCAAGGCGATGAAGGCCGCGCTGAAGCGCGACCGCGCCCGGACCAACGTGCTGCCGATCTCAGAGCTGGGGCTCATGGAGATGACCCGCCAGCGCCAGGAGGAGAGCATCCTCTCTCAGACGTATAGCGACTGCCCCTACTGCAAGGGGCATGGAGTGATCAAGTCGCCGCTCTCGCTCAGTGTCGACATCCAGCGCCAGATCGCGGCCGTGATGCGCAAGAACCGAAAAGATGGGAATCCGTGCGACCTGCAGGTGTTGATCGCTCCGCTCGTGCTTGATCGCCTGCGCTCGACAGACGAGGCGATGCTGGTGCAGCTCCAGGCCAGTTATCCCGGTAAGCTGACCTTCCGATCAGAACCCTACCGGCATCCGGAATCTTTTCAGATTTTAGAGACAAACACAGGCAAAGTCGTGTACTCTATGGGCGATGTGAAGTCTAACTAG
- a CDS encoding LPS-assembly protein LptD: MKKTIAAIILLAWVAVGSVRAQHRMNEAARNLGVFNPDEPVTVTALKHDLDNQTGVWTGIGDVVISNSSVVVRADQISLNQRTGDVQAVGHVRMVRPGFGEWTGERMVFNHRTGAGLTDASQVKAGRFTVLAESSERQPDGTVVFREVKMTTCTNAPGFWHWHLATGNVSYQPNRYLSARHGSVWFMGVPIAYVPYWYRDLDSHYGVRLMPGYTSDWGVFALGRYVYPYLSAPDGVDVTGQARFDYRSKRGLGLGHDFTWDWGALGKGQIELYYADDRDPDERRAFPTTFTDNDRYRIAVEHEADLTDKDRVFVKGQLLSDAEMLKTFFPSEHRRSVQPDNALSYTHREADGAGGVTVSGPLDDFYDGVQRLPEAWLNIMPQLLFPGLYYESQTRAGYLRRQTSPRDPIMVGPRPPEYATFRADTAQRLSLPFWVEDLVRVVPRARYHGTYYNQSQVSDAGGVRNLFELGAEASVKGTGTLGIYRHVVEPYLDYSWMPRPQSLEDGEPYRFDRYDAVREWRDLFGFDGLPSSRQWHGVRFGVRNALQERDPDGLNRTVVESDLYSAYSLGTEGEPQGMQIVGGLLQVTPRKNLRFRSEVEVDAQDHELRLADNALFWRTHNWELSGGQLFRKSLAIDPFGIWAREPTAHVLYGGVKHIFNTVWSVGTDVRYECELGRLQEISGYVEYSLDCLAFQLRTGYEPGWTDVAGVTSDPNFKIGLVLRLIGVENRFGLSDVNEDFGF, from the coding sequence ATGAAAAAAACGATTGCGGCAATCATTCTGCTTGCATGGGTTGCGGTCGGGAGCGTCCGGGCACAGCATCGGATGAATGAAGCAGCCAGAAACCTCGGAGTCTTCAATCCGGATGAACCGGTCACCGTGACGGCGCTGAAGCACGATCTGGACAACCAAACGGGCGTCTGGACCGGCATCGGCGATGTGGTGATCAGCAATTCTTCAGTGGTGGTCCGTGCCGACCAGATCAGCCTCAATCAACGGACGGGCGATGTGCAGGCCGTCGGTCATGTCCGGATGGTGCGCCCCGGCTTCGGCGAGTGGACGGGCGAGCGGATGGTCTTCAACCACCGGACCGGCGCGGGCCTCACCGACGCCAGCCAGGTCAAGGCCGGCCGTTTCACCGTTCTGGCTGAAAGCAGCGAGCGGCAGCCCGACGGCACGGTCGTGTTTCGCGAGGTCAAGATGACCACCTGCACGAATGCGCCGGGTTTCTGGCACTGGCATCTGGCGACCGGGAATGTCAGCTATCAGCCCAATCGCTACTTGTCCGCCCGGCACGGATCGGTCTGGTTCATGGGCGTGCCGATCGCCTATGTCCCGTATTGGTACCGCGACCTCGACTCGCACTATGGTGTGCGGCTCATGCCGGGATATACTTCGGATTGGGGCGTGTTTGCCCTCGGCCGCTATGTGTATCCCTATCTGAGCGCCCCGGATGGCGTGGATGTGACGGGGCAGGCACGGTTTGACTACCGAAGCAAGCGGGGATTGGGCCTTGGTCATGATTTCACGTGGGACTGGGGCGCGCTCGGCAAAGGCCAGATCGAGCTCTATTATGCCGATGACCGCGATCCCGATGAACGGCGCGCCTTCCCCACGACGTTTACCGATAATGATCGTTACCGCATCGCCGTGGAACATGAGGCCGATCTGACGGATAAGGATCGCGTCTTCGTGAAAGGCCAGCTGCTGAGTGACGCTGAGATGCTGAAAACATTCTTCCCGTCGGAACACCGGCGTTCCGTCCAGCCGGACAACGCGCTGTCCTATACGCATCGCGAAGCCGATGGCGCAGGCGGCGTGACAGTCTCAGGACCGTTGGATGATTTCTACGACGGCGTGCAGCGCCTGCCCGAGGCTTGGCTGAACATCATGCCGCAGCTGCTGTTCCCCGGACTCTATTACGAGTCGCAGACCCGCGCCGGCTATCTGCGGAGGCAGACGTCGCCTCGCGATCCGATCATGGTGGGGCCGAGGCCGCCCGAGTACGCCACGTTCCGTGCCGACACCGCCCAACGCCTCTCGCTTCCGTTCTGGGTTGAGGATCTGGTGCGGGTCGTGCCGAGAGCCCGCTACCACGGAACCTATTACAACCAGTCACAGGTCTCGGATGCTGGGGGGGTGCGCAATCTTTTTGAGCTGGGGGCCGAGGCGTCGGTGAAGGGCACGGGCACGCTCGGGATCTACCGGCATGTGGTCGAGCCGTATCTGGACTACAGTTGGATGCCTCGCCCGCAATCGCTGGAGGACGGCGAACCGTATCGGTTCGACCGTTATGACGCAGTGCGCGAATGGCGGGACCTGTTCGGATTTGACGGGCTGCCGTCGTCACGGCAATGGCATGGCGTCCGCTTTGGCGTGCGCAACGCCTTGCAGGAGCGCGATCCCGATGGGCTGAACCGGACGGTTGTCGAGTCGGACCTCTACTCGGCCTACTCGCTCGGCACCGAGGGCGAGCCTCAGGGCATGCAGATCGTTGGCGGTCTGCTTCAGGTGACCCCGAGGAAGAACCTCCGGTTCCGCTCAGAGGTCGAGGTGGATGCCCAAGACCACGAGCTGCGTCTGGCCGATAATGCGCTTTTCTGGCGCACACACAACTGGGAATTGAGCGGCGGACAACTCTTTCGCAAGAGCCTGGCGATCGACCCGTTTGGAATATGGGCCCGGGAGCCGACCGCGCATGTCCTCTACGGCGGCGTCAAACACATCTTCAACACCGTGTGGTCGGTCGGCACCGACGTCCGCTACGAATGCGAGCTGGGGCGGCTGCAGGAGATCTCTGGGTATGTCGAGTACAGTCTGGACTGTCTCGCGTTCCAGCTCCGGACCGGCTATGAGCCGGGCTGGACCGACGTCGCCGGCGTGACCAGCGATCCGAATTTCAAGATTGGACTGGTACTCAGGCTGATCGGCGTTGAAAATCGCTTCGGCTTGTCGGATGTGAACGAAGACTTTGGCTTCTGA
- a CDS encoding acyl-CoA thioesterase, with the protein MRPFTHDETIRVRYGETDQMGVVWHGAYIAYFEVARTGALRALGHSYRDIEETGVMMPVVEAGIIYHHPARYDDVLTVRVEIRDRPTARMRFNYTILGQDGAQLATGFTVLAFMDRDTRRPCKPPAFLRTLF; encoded by the coding sequence ATGCGCCCCTTTACACACGACGAGACTATTCGCGTTCGCTATGGCGAGACCGATCAGATGGGCGTCGTCTGGCATGGCGCCTACATCGCCTACTTCGAGGTTGCGCGAACCGGAGCGCTCCGCGCCCTCGGCCATTCGTACCGGGACATTGAAGAGACGGGCGTGATGATGCCCGTGGTCGAGGCGGGCATCATCTATCACCATCCGGCGCGGTACGATGACGTGCTGACCGTCCGCGTGGAGATCCGCGACCGGCCGACCGCTCGCATGCGCTTCAATTACACGATCCTCGGACAGGACGGAGCTCAGCTCGCGACCGGGTTCACCGTGCTGGCCTTCATGGATCGCGACACGCGCCGTCCCTGCAAGCCGCCCGCCTTCCTCCGCACGCTGTTCTGA
- a CDS encoding pyrophosphate--fructose-6-phosphate 1-phosphotransferase, whose protein sequence is MAVKKVGILTAGGLAPCLSSTIGFLIERYTQVAPDVEIIGYINGYMGLLKGESLAVTPDVRKNARVLTEHGGSPLGNSRVKLTNVKDCIKRGLVKTGQDPQQVAADQLVKDGVDVLHTIGGDDTNTAAADLAAYLARHQYGLTVVGLPKTIDNDVYPIRQSLGAWTAAEEGARFFANVVKENTANPRMLIIHEVMGRNCGWLTAATAAAYRTLTEGFHYLPAFGLSRAREEVHAVYVPEMAFDAKAEAARLRTVMDRHDCVNIFVSEGACVEAIIAELEAKGEEVPRDAFGHPRLDKVNVGGWFAKQFGDMLGAEKTMVQKSGYFSRAAAPNAADLELIKRCAYQAVDCALNGLGGVVGEDEDRGGELRACEFHRIKGGKPFDIATPWFRALLAAIGQPAGATVAVKH, encoded by the coding sequence ATGGCTGTAAAAAAAGTAGGCATTCTCACCGCCGGGGGCCTGGCTCCCTGCCTGAGTTCGACAATCGGTTTCTTGATTGAACGCTACACACAGGTCGCGCCTGATGTGGAAATCATCGGCTACATCAACGGCTATATGGGGCTGCTCAAAGGCGAGAGCCTCGCCGTCACGCCTGATGTGCGCAAAAACGCCCGCGTGTTGACTGAGCACGGCGGCAGTCCGCTCGGAAACAGCCGGGTGAAACTGACCAATGTCAAAGATTGCATCAAGCGCGGCCTGGTGAAGACGGGACAGGATCCGCAGCAGGTCGCGGCCGACCAACTTGTGAAAGATGGCGTGGATGTGCTGCATACCATCGGCGGTGACGACACCAACACGGCTGCGGCTGATCTTGCCGCCTACCTCGCGCGGCACCAGTACGGCTTGACTGTGGTCGGCCTGCCCAAGACGATTGACAACGACGTGTACCCGATTCGGCAGAGCCTGGGTGCCTGGACGGCTGCAGAAGAGGGCGCGCGTTTTTTCGCCAACGTCGTCAAGGAGAACACCGCCAACCCACGCATGCTCATCATCCATGAGGTCATGGGGCGCAATTGCGGCTGGCTCACGGCCGCAACCGCGGCGGCCTACCGCACGCTGACGGAAGGATTCCACTACCTTCCCGCGTTCGGTCTGTCACGCGCTCGCGAGGAAGTTCACGCCGTCTACGTCCCCGAAATGGCCTTTGACGCGAAAGCCGAAGCGGCCCGTCTGCGCACGGTGATGGACCGGCACGACTGCGTGAACATCTTCGTCTCAGAAGGGGCGTGCGTCGAGGCGATCATCGCCGAGCTGGAAGCCAAGGGCGAAGAAGTGCCCCGCGACGCTTTCGGTCATCCGCGGCTCGACAAGGTAAACGTGGGCGGCTGGTTTGCCAAGCAGTTTGGCGACATGCTCGGCGCGGAAAAGACGATGGTTCAGAAGAGCGGCTACTTCAGCCGAGCCGCCGCGCCGAACGCCGCCGACCTTGAATTGATCAAGCGTTGTGCCTATCAGGCGGTCGATTGCGCCTTGAACGGATTGGGGGGCGTGGTCGGCGAGGACGAAGACCGAGGTGGCGAACTCCGCGCCTGCGAGTTCCACAGGATCAAGGGCGGCAAGCCGTTTGACATCGCCACGCCCTGGTTCCGCGCGCTTCTGGCCGCCATTGGCCAGCCCGCCGGCGCCACGGTCGCGGTGAAACACTGA
- the infC gene encoding translation initiation factor IF-3, with protein sequence MPNVRLVGPNGEMLGVVQTREAQRLADQQGMDLVEISPNAEPPVCKIMDFGKFRYEESIRQKQGRKNATRVQIKEVKFHSGVEDNDLQTKLRHIRDFLGDGHKVKVTLQYRGRENAHKELGVLVVQRVIKAVDDIAMLEQQPRLLGRVLGCMLVPRPAKPASGKSAQPAAPKPPRPAPAAAPATPKPLPEPKVDAAPEVVPAPAPSTPSETPQA encoded by the coding sequence GTGCCCAATGTGCGCCTCGTCGGCCCCAATGGCGAGATGCTGGGCGTCGTTCAGACGCGCGAAGCGCAGCGACTTGCGGACCAGCAAGGGATGGATCTTGTTGAAATCTCTCCCAACGCCGAACCGCCCGTGTGCAAGATCATGGATTTCGGCAAGTTCCGCTACGAGGAGAGCATCCGGCAGAAGCAGGGACGCAAGAACGCCACCCGCGTGCAGATCAAGGAAGTGAAGTTTCACTCCGGCGTGGAGGACAACGATCTTCAAACCAAGCTGCGGCACATTCGCGATTTTCTCGGCGACGGGCACAAGGTCAAGGTCACCCTCCAGTACCGCGGTCGTGAGAACGCGCACAAGGAACTCGGCGTGCTGGTCGTGCAACGGGTGATCAAGGCGGTTGATGATATCGCCATGCTGGAGCAGCAACCGCGCCTGCTGGGCCGCGTCTTGGGCTGCATGCTGGTGCCGCGTCCGGCGAAACCCGCATCGGGAAAATCCGCGCAACCGGCCGCGCCCAAGCCACCCCGGCCCGCGCCCGCCGCCGCGCCGGCGACCCCGAAGCCTCTGCCTGAGCCGAAGGTTGACGCGGCCCCGGAAGTCGTCCCGGCGCCAGCCCCATCCACACCCAGCGAGACGCCGCAGGCGTGA